In a single window of the Anaerocolumna cellulosilytica genome:
- a CDS encoding DUF4366 domain-containing protein: MKGCATMNNKIEELFNAAKLGELLHRKEAEQKKNTNCVLTILAVIGAVAAVAGIAYAVYKYLTPDYLEDFDDDFDDDFDDDFDDVEACDCESNIGDKATSTSAGETSSEDN; encoded by the coding sequence ATGAAAGGATGTGCAACAATGAACAATAAGATTGAAGAACTTTTTAACGCAGCTAAACTTGGTGAATTATTACACAGGAAAGAAGCAGAACAAAAGAAAAATACGAACTGCGTCCTTACAATATTAGCTGTTATTGGTGCTGTTGCTGCTGTAGCAGGTATTGCCTATGCTGTATACAAATACCTGACACCGGACTATCTGGAAGACTTCGATGATGACTTTGACGACGACTTCGATGACGATTTTGACGATGTAGAAGCTTGTGACTGCGAATCCAACATAGGCGATAAAGCTACTTCTACAAGCGCTGGCGAAACTTCTTCAGAAGATAATTAA
- the pcrA gene encoding DNA helicase PcrA — MSIYDTLNSMQREAVEHNKGPLLLLAGAGSGKTRVLTHRIAYLMEHHDVNPWNILAITFTNKAASEMRERVDKIVGYGSENIWVSTFHSTCVKILRRFIDVLGYDRSFTIYDTDDQKTLMKDVCKHLQIDTKTYKERALLSIISSAKDELISPEEYELRAVGDFNKTKLAGVYKEYQKRLKSNNALDFDDLIYKTVELFQTSREALSYYQQRFRYIMVDEYQDTNTAQFKLISLLADGINEDGYREHNLCVVGDDDQSIYKFRGANIYNILNFEKEYPNAKVIKLEQNYRSTKKILQAANEVISNNVGRKDKSLWTDNPEGDPIYFTQFDHDYEEADSIVSEIANTISSGEANYQDFAVLYRTNAQSRIFEEKLILKNIPYKIIGSINFYSRKEVKDLLAYLKTIDNGLDNLAVKRIINIPKRGIGLTTIDKVEDYAIRNGISFYEALKQAEYIPTLGRTAAKISPFVSLIEVLKSNLTNPSYTLTDLLDEILEATGYTSNLEAQDSQEAEDRLEIIGEFKSKIAAFEENADEPPTLSEFLEEVALVADIDNLKEDNNMVVLMTLHSAKGLEFPYVYLCGMEEGIFPSYMSIHADDPVTEIEEERRLCYVGITRAMKKLGLSAAAMRMIRGETQFNRPSRFVNEIPRFLLTMEKNPFKSNSLKSNSYQSLSPNMNDRLRPAGVTPAGSRTSGTSRQQAAYNSKLGDNIFQKPYAASTPKEFGGSNLGSVDYGIGDTVSHIKFGTGIVTNINAGGRDYEVTVDFSNFGTKKMLASFAKLKKL, encoded by the coding sequence ATGAGTATATATGATACACTAAATAGCATGCAGCGTGAGGCTGTAGAACACAATAAAGGTCCTTTATTGCTTCTGGCAGGTGCAGGTTCCGGCAAAACAAGGGTATTAACCCATAGAATCGCTTACCTGATGGAACACCATGATGTAAACCCCTGGAATATCCTCGCGATTACCTTTACTAATAAAGCTGCCAGTGAAATGAGGGAACGAGTTGACAAGATAGTCGGTTATGGTTCAGAAAATATCTGGGTCAGTACGTTTCACTCCACCTGCGTTAAAATTCTACGACGCTTTATAGACGTTTTGGGGTATGACCGGAGCTTTACTATTTATGATACCGATGACCAGAAAACCCTTATGAAAGATGTGTGCAAACATTTACAGATTGACACCAAGACCTACAAGGAACGTGCCTTACTTTCCATTATATCCTCAGCTAAAGATGAACTCATATCTCCGGAAGAGTATGAATTAAGAGCCGTGGGGGATTTTAACAAAACTAAGCTGGCAGGTGTATATAAAGAATATCAGAAAAGACTAAAATCCAACAATGCTCTGGATTTTGATGATTTAATTTATAAAACTGTTGAGCTGTTCCAAACCAGCAGAGAAGCCCTCTCCTATTATCAGCAAAGATTCCGCTATATAATGGTGGATGAGTATCAAGATACGAATACAGCTCAATTTAAGTTAATCAGCCTGCTGGCAGATGGAATCAACGAAGACGGCTATAGAGAACATAACCTATGTGTCGTTGGTGACGATGACCAGTCCATATATAAATTCCGCGGCGCTAATATCTACAACATTCTTAATTTTGAAAAGGAATACCCTAATGCAAAAGTTATTAAACTGGAGCAGAATTACCGCTCAACAAAGAAGATTTTGCAGGCCGCCAATGAAGTTATCAGTAACAATGTAGGAAGAAAAGACAAGTCCTTATGGACAGATAATCCAGAGGGTGATCCGATATATTTTACTCAATTTGACCATGATTATGAGGAAGCCGATAGTATTGTCTCTGAAATCGCAAATACCATATCAAGCGGTGAGGCAAATTACCAGGACTTTGCTGTTTTGTACCGTACCAATGCCCAGTCCCGTATCTTTGAGGAAAAGTTAATTCTAAAAAACATCCCCTACAAGATAATTGGTAGTATTAATTTTTATTCCAGAAAAGAAGTTAAAGATTTGCTGGCTTATTTAAAAACCATAGACAATGGTTTGGACAACCTTGCTGTCAAACGTATTATTAATATTCCTAAAAGGGGAATCGGTCTGACAACCATTGATAAGGTAGAAGACTATGCTATCAGAAACGGCATCAGCTTTTATGAAGCCTTAAAACAGGCCGAGTACATTCCTACGCTTGGAAGAACAGCAGCTAAAATTTCACCTTTTGTCAGCTTGATTGAGGTATTAAAATCCAATCTTACCAATCCTTCTTATACCTTAACCGATTTGTTGGATGAAATCTTAGAGGCTACCGGGTATACGAGTAATCTGGAAGCGCAGGATTCGCAAGAGGCTGAAGACAGATTGGAAATCATCGGAGAATTTAAAAGTAAGATTGCTGCATTTGAAGAAAATGCGGACGAACCTCCCACTTTAAGCGAGTTTTTAGAAGAAGTTGCTTTAGTTGCGGATATAGATAATCTCAAGGAAGACAATAACATGGTGGTATTAATGACCTTACACAGTGCTAAAGGTCTGGAGTTCCCATATGTTTATCTATGTGGAATGGAAGAAGGTATTTTTCCAAGCTACATGTCCATTCATGCTGATGACCCTGTAACAGAAATTGAAGAAGAACGACGTCTGTGCTATGTTGGAATTACCAGAGCTATGAAAAAGCTGGGCTTAAGTGCGGCTGCTATGAGAATGATACGAGGTGAGACCCAGTTTAACCGCCCTTCTCGGTTTGTAAATGAGATACCGCGTTTTCTGCTGACGATGGAAAAGAATCCGTTTAAAAGCAATTCTTTAAAAAGTAATTCTTACCAAAGCCTGTCCCCGAATATGAATGACCGATTAAGACCGGCCGGGGTTACACCAGCAGGCAGTAGAACTTCCGGAACCAGCCGCCAGCAAGCTGCGTATAACAGTAAACTGGGTGACAACATTTTTCAAAAACCATATGCTGCTTCCACTCCAAAAGAGTTTGGCGGCAGTAATCTGGGCAGCGTCGACTATGGAATCGGTGATACGGTATCCCATATCAAATTTGGTACCGGTATTGTTACTAATATTAATGCCGGGGGAAGAGATTATGAGGTAACCGTTGATTTTTCAAATTTTGGTACAAAAAAAATGTTAGCTTCCTTTGCAAAATTGAAAAAACTGTAG
- a CDS encoding DUF6774 domain-containing protein, whose protein sequence is MCPEELTLFATSLAIAIAKDRTTDEIDLTAVILSQIASSLATISIQRQQCEGKKGFDVEEGTDSGNTSSIIITS, encoded by the coding sequence ATGTGTCCGGAAGAGTTAACATTATTCGCTACTTCCCTGGCGATTGCAATTGCAAAAGATAGAACTACGGATGAGATTGACCTAACTGCTGTCATCCTTTCTCAAATAGCCAGTTCACTTGCCACCATATCAATTCAAAGACAGCAATGTGAAGGAAAGAAAGGTTTTGATGTGGAAGAAGGCACCGATTCAGGAAACACTTCCAGCATTATTATTACCAGTTAA
- a CDS encoding DUF1836 domain-containing protein — translation MDVSSDDYLQSLIETIKKLDYINPDDIPNIDLYMDQVTTFMDEHLKGSKRYSEDKLLTKTMINNYTKNNLLPSPNKKKYSKEHILLLIFIYYFKNILTISDIQHIFNPLTEKYYGGGNKEIGLEAIYKEVFKYEEDQMDNLLKDVIRKFNKSRETFEDVKSEEDREFLNTFSFICMLCFDVYVKKQMIEKLVDESILDAKKKIKKEK, via the coding sequence GTGGACGTGAGTAGCGATGATTACTTGCAAAGTTTAATTGAGACTATTAAAAAGTTGGATTATATTAATCCTGACGATATACCGAATATAGATTTATACATGGATCAGGTAACAACCTTTATGGATGAGCATCTGAAAGGTTCTAAGCGATACAGTGAAGATAAGCTGCTTACAAAGACCATGATAAATAATTATACAAAGAATAATTTACTGCCTTCTCCGAATAAAAAGAAGTATTCGAAAGAACATATTCTTTTGTTAATTTTCATCTATTATTTTAAGAATATATTGACGATAAGTGATATCCAGCATATATTTAATCCGTTAACAGAGAAGTACTATGGAGGCGGGAATAAAGAAATTGGCTTAGAAGCCATCTATAAGGAAGTCTTTAAATATGAAGAAGATCAGATGGATAATCTATTAAAGGATGTAATACGTAAATTCAATAAGTCCAGAGAAACCTTTGAAGATGTTAAATCTGAGGAGGACAGAGAATTTTTGAACACTTTTTCTTTTATCTGCATGCTTTGCTTTGATGTATATGTGAAAAAACAGATGATAGAAAAATTAGTTGATGAATCCATTCTCGATGCTAAAAAGAAAATAAAAAAAGAAAAGTAA
- a CDS encoding YerC/YecD family TrpR-related protein, translating to MSKNIRTSAVDHLFEAILSLKNSEECYTFFEDICTVNELLSLSQRFEVARMLRNHKTYLEIAEKTGASTATISRVNRSLNYGKDGYDMVFSRIAEIKDTEDEIE from the coding sequence ATGAGTAAAAATATAAGAACCTCTGCTGTGGACCATTTATTTGAAGCCATATTAAGTTTGAAGAATTCAGAAGAATGTTATACTTTCTTTGAAGATATTTGTACTGTTAATGAATTATTATCCCTTTCTCAGCGTTTTGAAGTAGCACGTATGCTTCGCAATCATAAAACTTACTTAGAAATCGCAGAAAAAACCGGTGCATCCACTGCTACCATCAGCAGGGTAAACCGTTCCTTAAATTATGGAAAAGACGGATATGATATGGTATTTTCAAGAATAGCAGAAATCAAAGATACTGAGGATGAGATAGAATAG
- a CDS encoding FMN-binding protein, with amino-acid sequence MKLLFNKTTVSVLLTVIVFSAFLSGCAKTNTGNNTNKTYTATAAGYGGDVTVEVALTEDGKIGNIKVDAPKETPELGGAAAPKVAEAIVSKQSLTVDTISGATVTSEAVIKAAEEALKKGGVDTEALK; translated from the coding sequence ATGAAATTATTATTTAATAAAACCACAGTTTCAGTACTATTAACAGTTATAGTTTTCAGTGCTTTTTTAAGCGGCTGCGCAAAGACCAACACTGGTAATAATACGAATAAAACGTATACTGCTACTGCTGCCGGATATGGCGGGGATGTTACCGTTGAGGTTGCCTTAACGGAAGACGGTAAAATTGGCAATATTAAAGTAGATGCACCAAAAGAGACACCTGAGCTTGGCGGTGCGGCGGCACCTAAAGTCGCCGAAGCAATCGTATCAAAGCAGAGCCTTACTGTTGATACAATCTCAGGAGCTACGGTTACCAGTGAAGCTGTTATTAAAGCAGCGGAAGAAGCCTTAAAAAAAGGTGGTGTTGATACAGAAGCCTTAAAGTAG
- a CDS encoding aldo/keto reductase — protein MKTRKNVKNTDELSILGFGCMRFPTQGGNIDEPRATAMLHDAIKKGVNYFDTAYIYHAGKSESFLGKALAGGLREKVYIATKLPPYMVKKLENAKKIFRTQLERLQTDYIDYYLLHMLTDKPMFDRLQALGVMNWLEELKEKGTIKNIGFSFHGSKTDFELILKAYPWDFCQIQYNYMDENNQATKSGLELAGTMGIPVIIMEPLRGGKLVNNLPEEVKKTFEDYKEVRSPAEWALRWVWNHPQVTVLLSGMSDEAQVAENIRIAGEVEAGALGVEELSIFDNVKKILYEKTKIPCTACGYCMPCPAGVNIPGCFSSYNDKYLLSDKMARFKYMQTLGALSVQPANASQCKECGKCEAHCPQNIQIRVQLRQISKEMEGIFYKPLVGLVRKFLRIK, from the coding sequence GTGAAAACTAGAAAAAATGTAAAGAATACGGATGAATTATCAATACTGGGCTTTGGATGTATGCGATTTCCTACCCAGGGCGGTAACATTGATGAGCCTAGAGCAACGGCTATGCTTCATGATGCAATTAAAAAAGGTGTCAATTACTTTGACACAGCCTATATCTATCATGCAGGAAAGAGTGAAAGCTTTTTAGGGAAAGCCTTGGCAGGCGGATTACGGGAAAAAGTTTATATTGCCACAAAGCTGCCTCCCTACATGGTTAAAAAGCTAGAGAATGCCAAGAAAATTTTCAGAACACAATTGGAGCGTTTGCAAACCGATTATATAGATTATTACCTATTACATATGCTGACGGACAAGCCCATGTTTGACAGGTTACAGGCTCTTGGTGTAATGAACTGGCTGGAGGAATTAAAAGAGAAAGGAACGATTAAAAATATTGGTTTTTCCTTTCATGGCAGTAAAACAGACTTTGAGCTTATATTAAAGGCTTATCCCTGGGACTTTTGCCAGATTCAATATAATTACATGGATGAGAATAACCAAGCAACAAAGTCCGGGCTTGAACTAGCAGGAACCATGGGAATACCTGTTATTATCATGGAGCCATTACGGGGCGGCAAGTTAGTCAATAATCTTCCGGAGGAAGTAAAGAAGACCTTTGAAGATTATAAAGAGGTTCGTTCTCCGGCAGAGTGGGCGCTGCGCTGGGTATGGAATCATCCCCAAGTTACAGTTTTACTATCGGGTATGAGTGATGAAGCTCAGGTTGCTGAAAATATTCGGATTGCCGGAGAGGTAGAGGCAGGAGCACTTGGTGTAGAGGAACTTTCAATTTTTGATAATGTTAAGAAGATTCTGTATGAGAAGACCAAAATTCCTTGTACGGCATGCGGTTATTGCATGCCATGTCCGGCAGGGGTGAATATTCCCGGTTGTTTTTCCAGTTATAATGACAAATACCTGTTATCAGATAAAATGGCACGCTTTAAGTATATGCAGACACTGGGAGCATTGTCGGTGCAGCCGGCCAATGCATCCCAGTGTAAGGAGTGCGGCAAATGTGAAGCGCACTGTCCGCAGAATATTCAGATAAGAGTTCAGCTAAGACAGATATCAAAGGAAATGGAAGGTATTTTCTATAAACCTCTGGTGGGACTTGTTAGAAAGTTTTTAAGAATTAAGTAA
- a CDS encoding ABC transporter permease, with protein sequence MKPVWLTVFIMHYKRNIHKKSTFVISLLLPVLVVLLGFISGKISTPSYRVGILSNDQTNKSNTLLSVCNNLEGISAALTGSETLQSDIRTGNFTAIVEFRPDGSYLLHSVRNKEVINRIEILVDASLNMDTATVSFDLDNIKVSPVSKILAFLLTFLMITSTLSATLFLKDKISGTFLRYLYSSGHTFSYLLGNMLYNFLITYLQFFLGITLAKLLIPNLGISYNLLLLLGIWLSGLAASFATWIASLFKNDMYANQSSSGIVLLFSLTGGTFISYQQMPDLLQHISIVSPIRWFLESVTNVEQGASGLFNNYSLLILTIFIVLFLFLAITCTNYNKKSFT encoded by the coding sequence ATGAAACCTGTCTGGTTAACTGTTTTTATTATGCACTATAAAAGGAATATACATAAAAAATCCACTTTCGTTATATCTCTGCTCCTTCCTGTTTTAGTTGTCCTGCTAGGTTTTATATCCGGTAAAATAAGTACTCCTAGCTATCGGGTTGGCATACTGTCTAACGATCAGACAAACAAAAGCAATACCCTTTTATCTGTTTGTAATAACCTGGAAGGAATAAGCGCAGCGCTAACCGGGTCAGAAACCCTCCAATCAGATATTCGAACCGGTAACTTTACTGCTATTGTGGAGTTTCGACCAGATGGGAGCTATCTATTACACTCTGTCAGGAACAAAGAAGTCATCAATCGTATTGAAATTCTTGTAGATGCCTCCCTCAACATGGACACTGCCACAGTTTCATTTGATTTAGACAACATCAAGGTGTCACCTGTATCAAAAATACTTGCTTTTTTACTTACGTTTCTAATGATTACTTCAACCTTAAGTGCCACTCTATTTCTAAAAGATAAAATTTCAGGCACCTTCTTAAGATACTTGTACTCCTCTGGACATACTTTTAGCTATCTTTTAGGCAATATGCTCTATAACTTTTTAATTACGTACCTACAGTTTTTTCTTGGAATCACCCTTGCCAAACTTCTGATACCTAATCTTGGAATTTCCTACAACCTCCTGTTGCTCTTAGGTATCTGGCTGTCAGGACTTGCGGCATCCTTTGCCACTTGGATTGCTTCTTTATTTAAAAATGATATGTATGCCAATCAAAGTTCCAGCGGAATTGTGTTACTGTTCTCTCTGACTGGAGGTACCTTCATTTCTTATCAGCAGATGCCTGATTTACTACAGCATATTAGTATTGTCAGCCCAATCCGCTGGTTTCTTGAATCCGTCACCAATGTTGAGCAAGGAGCCTCCGGACTGTTTAACAATTATTCTCTACTGATTTTAACTATATTTATTGTATTATTCCTTTTCTTGGCAATTACCTGCACAAACTATAACAAAAAATCATTTACTTAA
- a CDS encoding ABC transporter permease: MNTFLPLFLLGLRKRSKDSFILFYNILFPTIIILLLGYLTQKSYSKEFTSYQYYTLVIIPFCALMGIITVAYVAKEDKLSNTSCRLLTAPTSNAALVLAKFLSSFIILALCNIITLGLNVLLYQLPIARSFIPCAVLLTLEAAVVTGIGLNLGYAFHKMEVLKNFLNLPIMLGGLTGGSFFPIASDTLTLTTLRKLSPMTYINRSIFEAVYDNQHTLLTLLVFIFTLLSILLLFLTIKHFKKEAIL, encoded by the coding sequence ATGAATACTTTTTTACCACTTTTTTTATTGGGATTACGTAAAAGAAGCAAAGATTCTTTTATTCTCTTTTATAACATACTATTTCCTACTATTATAATTCTTCTCTTAGGCTACCTGACCCAAAAATCCTACAGCAAGGAATTTACTTCTTACCAATATTATACGTTGGTTATAATACCATTTTGTGCCTTAATGGGCATTATCACCGTTGCCTATGTAGCGAAAGAGGATAAACTTTCAAATACCTCCTGCCGTTTACTGACAGCTCCCACAAGCAATGCCGCACTGGTTTTAGCGAAATTTCTATCCTCTTTTATCATTTTAGCCCTTTGTAATATTATAACACTGGGACTTAATGTTTTATTATACCAGTTACCTATAGCCAGGAGTTTTATCCCCTGTGCAGTGTTATTAACTCTGGAAGCTGCTGTCGTAACTGGTATCGGACTGAATTTGGGATATGCTTTTCACAAAATGGAAGTATTGAAGAACTTTTTAAATCTTCCTATTATGCTAGGGGGATTAACAGGCGGTTCTTTTTTCCCGATAGCCTCTGATACTCTCACTTTAACAACTCTACGCAAACTCTCACCTATGACCTATATTAACCGGAGTATCTTTGAAGCAGTCTATGATAACCAGCATACTCTGCTTACTCTGTTGGTGTTTATTTTTACACTTTTAAGCATACTGTTACTTTTCCTAACCATAAAGCACTTTAAAAAGGAGGCTATTCTATGA
- a CDS encoding ABC transporter ATP-binding protein, whose translation METTLEVTNLKKSYQGKEVVDNISFQVFEKDIIGFIGPNGAGKSTTIKLLTALFPPDTGQIYYRKEDIHNNLKVYKRSLGIVPQDLAFYEDLTAYDNVSFFCSLYGFKRKELKQQVKEALNFVGLWDRRGDFPTTFSGGMKRRLNIACAIAHHPELLIMDEPTVGIDPQSRNHILDTVRTLNQRGTTVIYISHYMEEIEALCNRILLMDEGIILEDTNKADYKIKHKALGTGSLEDIFLKLTGTALRDTNE comes from the coding sequence ATGGAAACTACATTAGAAGTGACAAATTTAAAAAAATCATATCAAGGAAAGGAGGTTGTAGACAATATTTCCTTTCAGGTTTTTGAAAAGGATATTATAGGCTTTATTGGTCCAAATGGCGCCGGCAAAAGCACTACCATCAAACTGTTAACAGCTCTTTTCCCTCCTGATACCGGTCAAATATATTACCGAAAGGAAGACATACACAATAATTTGAAAGTTTACAAACGTTCTTTGGGTATCGTCCCTCAGGATTTGGCCTTTTACGAGGATTTGACTGCTTATGACAATGTATCCTTCTTTTGCTCCCTTTATGGTTTTAAAAGAAAAGAACTAAAACAGCAGGTTAAAGAAGCTTTGAATTTTGTAGGACTTTGGGATAGAAGAGGGGATTTTCCCACTACCTTTTCTGGGGGTATGAAGCGCAGATTGAATATTGCCTGTGCCATTGCCCACCACCCGGAACTGTTAATTATGGATGAACCTACTGTAGGAATTGATCCCCAGTCCAGAAATCATATACTTGATACTGTAAGAACCTTAAATCAAAGAGGCACTACTGTTATATACATTTCTCATTATATGGAAGAAATTGAAGCCCTATGTAACCGGATCCTTTTAATGGATGAAGGGATTATATTAGAAGATACCAATAAGGCTGATTACAAAATAAAACATAAAGCCCTCGGAACCGGCTCTCTTGAGGATATATTTTTGAAACTAACAGGAACTGCTTTACGGGATACAAATGAATGA
- a CDS encoding PadR family transcriptional regulator: protein MIRSLLLYYLNIKPTHGYEIQRFLQISGSDSWAKIQSGSIYYALAKLEKEGFIKVLREERTGARVRKIYDITNSGKEELQRGLLEELQRPIVPSGSDKFLLQSFLNQVPESLMAQNLQRHIDELQKEKEYWEWWKAAKVDSNSLKAEQLAFDMTISSLAYQILWHEELLANIDIYRLAGENTQKLIQTIDFSDIPDTPKQETVPMDIAEIQRLRNEILTNPASAVENLDKLITRLHNKTP from the coding sequence ATGATACGCTCTTTACTTTTATATTATCTAAATATAAAACCAACTCACGGCTATGAGATTCAAAGGTTTTTACAGATTTCCGGATCTGACAGCTGGGCAAAGATACAATCCGGTTCTATCTACTATGCTTTAGCAAAATTAGAAAAAGAGGGTTTTATCAAAGTTCTGCGTGAAGAACGAACCGGAGCAAGGGTTCGTAAAATTTATGATATAACCAATTCTGGCAAAGAAGAATTACAAAGAGGCCTCTTGGAAGAATTACAGCGTCCAATTGTTCCTAGCGGCTCAGATAAGTTTCTGCTGCAAAGCTTCCTAAATCAGGTGCCTGAATCCCTCATGGCGCAAAACCTGCAAAGACATATTGACGAATTACAGAAGGAAAAGGAATATTGGGAGTGGTGGAAAGCGGCAAAAGTTGACAGTAACAGCTTAAAGGCCGAGCAACTTGCCTTTGATATGACCATTAGCAGCCTTGCATATCAAATCCTCTGGCATGAAGAGCTTCTTGCAAATATTGATATATACCGGCTGGCTGGAGAGAACACTCAGAAACTCATACAAACCATTGACTTTTCTGATATTCCCGATACACCCAAACAGGAGACTGTGCCAATGGATATAGCAGAGATTCAAAGATTGCGGAATGAAATTCTCACAAACCCTGCCAGCGCGGTAGAAAACCTGGATAAATTAATCACAAGACTCCATAACAAAACACCATAA
- a CDS encoding amidase family protein, which translates to MRNIYQFTINELQILLQSKKISVKELVNEYIKRIKTLDKGLDGLNSIIELNPAIEELANKVDERGVKNSGTLAGIPILLKDNINTGDTMHTSAGSLALENSYAIQDADIARLLREQGAIFLGKTNMTEFANYMTEGMPAGYSSRGGQVISPYKKSGDPSGSSTGSGVAAAAGFCGAAIGTDTSNSIVGPSLNNSLVGLRPSAGSISIKGIIPISFTLDAAGPMARSVIDTAVLYSVLTKSSIPLVESYNLSGITIGINRWRGDTLTKEEWSKYEEVITMLKKAGAKIKDITIEPIKFVKKIMKYEFKYGLNKYLSELPATFPIRSLSDIIDFNNRHPEVNLKYGQKYLIEAEEETRGDLQEESYKEALNDRVAAIQRINNIFRTIDMCIMLKDNNILQYTGMPVITIPCGLYKSGMPFGLTVTAKSDRELIQYAFILEKLVGHRVEPPL; encoded by the coding sequence ATGAGAAATATTTATCAATTTACTATAAATGAGCTTCAAATTTTGTTGCAGTCAAAGAAAATTTCAGTAAAAGAACTGGTGAATGAATATATTAAGAGGATTAAGACTTTGGATAAAGGGTTAGATGGACTTAACAGTATAATAGAATTAAATCCTGCTATAGAAGAACTTGCTAATAAGGTGGATGAGAGAGGGGTTAAAAATAGTGGAACGCTTGCAGGAATACCTATTTTATTAAAGGATAACATAAACACGGGTGATACTATGCATACTTCAGCGGGTTCTCTCGCACTGGAGAATTCTTATGCTATACAGGATGCAGATATAGCAAGACTTTTGAGAGAACAGGGTGCCATATTCCTTGGAAAAACGAATATGACAGAATTCGCTAATTATATGACGGAGGGAATGCCCGCAGGATATAGTTCAAGAGGTGGGCAGGTTATATCTCCATATAAAAAATCAGGAGACCCATCCGGTTCCAGTACCGGTTCCGGAGTAGCAGCTGCCGCAGGTTTTTGTGGTGCAGCTATTGGTACAGACACCTCTAATTCCATAGTAGGGCCAAGCTTAAATAACAGTTTGGTTGGATTAAGACCAAGTGCCGGAAGTATAAGTATAAAAGGAATAATACCTATTAGCTTTACGCTGGACGCGGCCGGTCCTATGGCGAGGTCAGTAATTGACACAGCAGTTTTGTATTCCGTACTTACGAAAAGTTCCATTCCCTTAGTGGAAAGCTATAATCTTTCAGGAATTACAATTGGAATTAACAGGTGGAGGGGCGACACTTTGACAAAAGAGGAATGGTCAAAGTATGAGGAGGTTATAACTATGTTAAAAAAGGCAGGTGCCAAGATAAAAGATATAACCATAGAACCTATCAAATTTGTTAAAAAAATAATGAAGTATGAATTCAAGTATGGATTAAATAAATATCTGTCTGAATTACCCGCCACCTTTCCTATTCGCTCTTTAAGCGATATCATAGATTTTAATAACAGACATCCTGAAGTAAACTTAAAATATGGACAGAAGTATCTTATAGAAGCCGAAGAGGAAACAAGGGGGGATTTACAGGAAGAAAGTTATAAAGAGGCATTAAATGACAGGGTTGCTGCCATCCAGCGTATAAATAACATCTTTCGAACGATTGACATGTGTATTATGTTAAAAGACAATAACATACTTCAATATACCGGTATGCCTGTTATTACCATACCTTGTGGTTTATATAAAAGCGGAATGCCCTTCGGTCTGACTGTAACGGCAAAATCCGATAGGGAACTTATCCAATACGCTTTTATACTAGAGAAACTGGTGGGACACAGAGTGGAACCGCCTTTATAA
- a CDS encoding ATP-binding cassette domain-containing protein, giving the protein MEALSVFSGGKTIGILESFCGSSLAAGYYWLDGGITAGEFVNCIILPMFLTGLLSSLFIDLTSYKNFMLSKRSIDTLRLEEEENDSGKAFKPKENTIQLYNVSFAYDREPILRNVSFTAKSGELTAIVRESGSGKSTLLSLLAKYYEALEGILLLVESVLREYEQKPY; this is encoded by the coding sequence TTGGAGGCTCTTTCGGTATTCTCTGGAGGTAAAACCATAGGTATTCTTGAAAGCTTTTGTGGATCTTCTTTAGCAGCAGGTTACTATTGGCTGGACGGCGGAATCACAGCTGGGGAATTTGTAAATTGTATTATACTTCCCATGTTCCTAACAGGGCTTTTAAGTAGTTTATTTATTGACTTGACCTCATATAAGAATTTCATGCTTTCTAAGAGGTCTATAGATACACTGAGGTTAGAAGAGGAAGAAAACGATTCCGGTAAAGCCTTTAAACCGAAGGAAAATACCATTCAATTATATAATGTATCCTTCGCATATGACAGGGAACCGATACTAAGGAATGTAAGTTTCACTGCAAAGAGTGGAGAGTTAACAGCTATTGTGAGAGAATCAGGCTCCGGAAAATCCACTCTTTTAAGCCTTTTGGCTAAATATTATGAAGCTTTAGAGGGGATATTACTATTGGTGGAGTCAGTATTAAGGGAATATGAACAGAAACCGTATTAG